The following proteins are co-located in the Osmia lignaria lignaria isolate PbOS001 chromosome 12, iyOsmLign1, whole genome shotgun sequence genome:
- the LOC117610030 gene encoding protein rolling stone isoform X2 produces the protein MVLTIYQCLSVPKRYLFLFVQCSSCRRTMVNKLWCQELSRKWFHKKVEPPHPRILTEPRCQKHVATWYLLYRWLIFMAWASIIVCSIFEYGSYNPMPIYDKWPIYLTNWDLVLGLCQAFLGGFLVSRRWKLQKLSDFDPSALMLGLTDRVYWFLYVVTTNVAIVVTISYWCSVYDPKIHHLDPLNIMLHVCNSILMIIDFCITGIPFRLRNFWWCLTIVFFYVIFSVIYYLAGGLDKQGYHYIYKILDWKKPVRSSLVCLGQAIFITILYSIICLLEKLKNRFYRKIDKKLEGMEIQIPNIEKHADIV, from the exons ATGGTGCTAACAATATATCAATGTTTGTCAGTACCAAAACGATATCTTTTCTTATTTGTACAATGTTCGTCAT GTCGTCGAACGATGGTAAACAAACTCTGGTGCCAGGAACTAAGCAGGAAATGGTTCCATAAGAAGGTTGAACCACCGCATCCACGAATCCTCACCGAACCAAGATGCCAAAAACACGTTGCCACCTGGTATCTACTTTACCGTTGGTTAATCTTTATGGCCTGGGCTTCCATCATCGTctgttcgatattcgaatacGGTAGTTACAATCCTATGCCAATATACGATAAATGGCCAATTTATTTAACCAATTGGGATTTAGTATTGGGCCTGTGTCAAGCGTTCCTCGGCGGTTTTCTAGTTTCGAGAAGATGGAAGCTACAGAAATTATCCGACTTTGATCCTTCCGCGTTGATGTTAGGATTAACGGATAGGGTTTACTGGTTCCTTTACGTTGTTACTACCAACGTCGCGATTGTTGTTACGATTTCCTACTGGTGTAGCGTTTACGATCCAAAGATTCATCATTTAGATCCGTTGAACATTATGCTACACGTTTGTAACAGTATTCTAATGATCATAGACTTTTGTATTACGGGCATTCCATTTAGATTAAGGAATTTCTGGTGGTGCTTAACCATTGTATTTTTTTACGTTATTTTCTCGGTAATATATTACCTTGCAGGTGGATTAGATAAACAGGGTtatcattatatttataaaatcctTGATTGGAAGAAACCAGTACGATCTTCATTGGTATGCTTGGGTCAAGCTATTTTTATAACCATATTATATTCCATAATATGccttttagaaaaattgaaaaatcggtTCTACCGAAAGATTGATAAGAAATTAGAAGGAATGGAGATACAGATTCCTAATATAGAGAAACATGCtgatattgtttaa
- the LOC117610030 gene encoding protein rolling stone isoform X3: MVNKLWCQELSRKWFHKKVEPPHPRILTEPRCQKHVATWYLLYRWLIFMAWASIIVCSIFEYGSYNPMPIYDKWPIYLTNWDLVLGLCQAFLGGFLVSRRWKLQKLSDFDPSALMLGLTDRVYWFLYVVTTNVAIVVTISYWCSVYDPKIHHLDPLNIMLHVCNSILMIIDFCITGIPFRLRNFWWCLTIVFFYVIFSVIYYLAGGLDKQGYHYIYKILDWKKPVRSSLVCLGQAIFITILYSIICLLEKLKNRFYRKIDKKLEGMEIQIPNIEKHADIV; encoded by the coding sequence ATGGTAAACAAACTCTGGTGCCAGGAACTAAGCAGGAAATGGTTCCATAAGAAGGTTGAACCACCGCATCCACGAATCCTCACCGAACCAAGATGCCAAAAACACGTTGCCACCTGGTATCTACTTTACCGTTGGTTAATCTTTATGGCCTGGGCTTCCATCATCGTctgttcgatattcgaatacGGTAGTTACAATCCTATGCCAATATACGATAAATGGCCAATTTATTTAACCAATTGGGATTTAGTATTGGGCCTGTGTCAAGCGTTCCTCGGCGGTTTTCTAGTTTCGAGAAGATGGAAGCTACAGAAATTATCCGACTTTGATCCTTCCGCGTTGATGTTAGGATTAACGGATAGGGTTTACTGGTTCCTTTACGTTGTTACTACCAACGTCGCGATTGTTGTTACGATTTCCTACTGGTGTAGCGTTTACGATCCAAAGATTCATCATTTAGATCCGTTGAACATTATGCTACACGTTTGTAACAGTATTCTAATGATCATAGACTTTTGTATTACGGGCATTCCATTTAGATTAAGGAATTTCTGGTGGTGCTTAACCATTGTATTTTTTTACGTTATTTTCTCGGTAATATATTACCTTGCAGGTGGATTAGATAAACAGGGTtatcattatatttataaaatcctTGATTGGAAGAAACCAGTACGATCTTCATTGGTATGCTTGGGTCAAGCTATTTTTATAACCATATTATATTCCATAATATGccttttagaaaaattgaaaaatcggtTCTACCGAAAGATTGATAAGAAATTAGAAGGAATGGAGATACAGATTCCTAATATAGAGAAACATGCtgatattgtttaa
- the LOC117610025 gene encoding uncharacterized protein LOC117610025, protein MSRKGTPSACKSKQIPRIFRNRRGLCSVRGWTHGEVGVVGGSAGYSQSGLLPASPDDEERKATNKKEKHKGKINDEIVETTEKVWIRDKQVTNVVSNEPNVEAIGKTADVETVADIEKWLKTRTESVSSMDLDAIKSGVEEGVDRYLGEELQHAFLEKDPDGLSIDIDLSDKKLSLGYDPLLQELQHEKLLDACEKDGFMLPEFQLDHLDPLALSPDDMMVAGEILPSTSAQPTLSIPNGDAEGICPETEQSSLIKKSIVVENQESHAKSPVLVDDLHDINSLNKEEDMQLQKSSDLSESAATLYAEDFNTEPEEEGLGNAKLVSDPSENAIIEQLKTKSKAKLEPRIIKKRKKMSENGEKKLENEITMSGEDVIDTKDGVMAVVAISTDKISNMTQIVINTGTEEQIYQGKTSELIEATGNFPKLPKLETSTAWNGTMEHNVENPSNQHEMVISNALEELGITDDNLQPVSVNEQGKVWLCPRDDCKRQFSKLYALKGHLLAHYGVRPFKCDFEGCTWAFYSEFKLKRHKETHLKRKDYICKREGCNRRFTTIYNLWSHEKLHSRPNRILCQVPDCQEKFQTKRALELHMKSHDQSHAPYVCKHEGCGKRYYSSNALTSHQRCHSYKEIDVKCSWPGCGKVFDKPCRLKAHLRSHTGCKPYLCTFQGCQWAFSSSSKLKRHQKKHTNERKFVCDVPACGKAFMRSEHLKEHRLTHKEGRYFQCLICNAKFSAKSSLYVHIKKHQIKEGVETKLNDTVNGQKRTKVKETQCSRVNPVVKSKRKSIDLNVNIPCLDSSTVTVKAECIDENVKSNNENQTKDTLVPPQDEPKTLYHCPVETCTRSYTTKATLRAHMLKIHGTPVEDCDKSSKRIPASPVCNMDYILYTTPSVSEPTEQMIMVAPYDAVILSTASEIDHSLPEPEPPPFNNVLKLTEPSSHVVTRKQISDQHVRKDQGSARTDLTFSDVWKLKANGAVFDSVVGASDVVLGANDLEEGSLLLTEELPSMYYHDDVAGTEYQVLLLDSIPSESTINLRGLE, encoded by the exons ATGTCTCGTAAAGGAACTCCCTCCGCTTGCAAGTCAAAACAAATCCCGCGAATATTTCGTAATCGACGAGGTTTGTGTTCGGTTCGAGGTTGGACGCACGGAGAAGTCGGAGTCGTAGGCGGTTCGGCAGGTTACAGTCAGTCGGGCCTGTTGCCCGCTTCGCCGGATGACGAGGAAAGGAAGGcaacaaataaaaaagaaaaacacaaagGAAAAATCAACGACGAAATCGTAGAAACGACTGAGAAAGTGTGGATCAGGGATAAACAAGTGACAAACGTTGTTTCAAACGAACCGAACGTTGAAGCGATCGGTAAAACTGCCGATGTCGAGACTGTAGCCGACATCGAGAAATGGTTAAAAACGCGAACGGAATCCGTGTCGAGCATGGATCTCGACGCGATCAAATCCGGGGTCGAGGAGGGCGTCGACCGGTACCTGGGCGAGGAACTCCAGCACGCTTTTCTGGAAAAGGACCCTGACGGACTGTCGATCGACATAGATCTGTCCGACAAGAAACTAAGTTTAGGTTATGATCCCTTACTTCAGGAGCTTCAGCACGAGAAACTGCTCGATGCCTGCGAGAAAGATGGTTTCATGCTGCCGGAGTTCCAACTGGATCATTTAGATCCATTAGCTTTGTCTCCGGACGATATGATGGTTGCCGGTGAAATTTTACCGTCGACCAGTGCTCAACCTACTTTAAGTATCCCTAATGGGGATGCTGAAGGAATTTGTCCGGAAACAGAGCAATCTTCTTTAATAAAGAAATCTATTGTTGTAGAAAATCAAGAATCGCATGCTAAATCTCCAGTTCTTGTTGATGATTTGCATGATATTAACAGTTTGAACAAAGAGGAAGATATGCAGCTCCAAAAGAGTAGCGATTTATCAGAAAGCGCTGCTACTCTTTATGCAGAGGATTTTAATACAGAACCAGAAGAGGAGGGATTAGGAAATGCGAAATTAGTTTCAGATCCCTCTGAAAATGCTATAATTGAACAGTTAAAAACAAAAAGTAAAGCAAAGTTAGAGCCAAGAATTATCAAAAAGCGAAAGAAAATGTCTGAAAACGGAGAGAAGAAGTTAGAGAATGAGATTACAATGTCGGGAGAAGATGTTATAGATACTAAGGACGGTGTAATGGCTGTTGTAGCTATATCGAcggataaaatttcaaatatgacGCAGATTGTCATAAACACCGGTACAGAGGAACAGATATACCAAGGAAAAACCTCTGAGTTGATAGAAGCTACAGGAAACTTTCCAAAATTGCCAAAGTTAGAAACTTCGACCGCATGGAACGGTACGATGGAACATAACGTAGAGAATCCCAGCAATCAGCACGAAATGGTGATATCTAATGCGTTAGAAGAGTTAGGTATTACGGATGATAATTTACAACCAGTATCGGTTAACGAACAGGGAAAAGTGTGGCTCTGTCCACGGGATGATTGTAAGAGGCAATTTAGTAAACTTTATGCTTTGAAAGGTCACCTACTAGCACATTATGGTGTGAGACCTTTTAAG tgCGACTTTGAAGGATGTACTTGGGCATTTTATTCGGAGTTCAAACTTAAGCGGCATAAAGAGACGCATTTAAAGCGCAAAGACTATATTTGCAAGCGAGAGGGCTGTAATCGTCGatttactacaatttataatttatggAGCCACGAGAAATTGCACAGTCGTCCAAATAGGATATTATGCCAAGTACCAGACTGCCAGGAAAAGTTTCAAACGAAAAGAGCCCTCGAGTTACATATGAAGTCTCATGACCAaagtcatgccccgtatgtttGCAAGCACGAGGGATGCGGAAAGAGATACTACAGTAGCAATGCATTGACGTCGCATCAAAGATGCCATAGTTATAAGGAAATAGATGTAAAGTGTTCGTGGCCAGGCTGCGGTAAGGTGTTTGATAAACCTTGTAGACTGAAAGCACACCTGCGTTCGCACACCGGCTGCAAGCCTTACCTTTGTACATTTCAAGGCTGCCAGTGGGCTTTCTCGTCTTCTAGCAAATTGAAGAGACATCAAAAGAAGCACACCAACGAGCGCAAGTTCGTTTGCGACGTTCCTGCCTGTGGAAAAGCATTTATGAGATCCGAGCATCTGAAGGAGCATAGATTAACACACAAAGAGGGAAGATACTTTCAGTGTTTAATATGTAACGCTAAGTTTTCTGCAAAAAGTAGCCTGTACGTTCATATAAAGAAGCATCAAATTAAGGAAGGTGTCGAGACAAAGTTAAACGATACGGTTAACGGTCAGAAACGTACTAAGGTAAAGGAGACGCAATGTTCCAGGGTAAACCCGGTTGTGAAATCGAAAAGGAAGTCAATAGATCTGAACGTAAATATACCTTGTCTAGACTCGTCTACGGTAACAGTGAAAGCTGAATGTATCGATGAaaatgtgaaaagtaacaatgaGAATCAAACTAAGGATACTTTAGTGCCTCCTCAAGATGAACCTAAAACTTTATACCACTGTCCAGTTGAGACATGTACACGTTCGTACACTACGAAAGCAACGTTAAGGGCACATATGTTGAAAATACACGGTACCCCTGTTGAAGATTGTGATAAATCGTCGAAAAGAATACCCGCGAGTCCTGTTTGTAATATGGACTACATTTTGTACACTACTCCTTCTGTATCTGAACCTACAGAGCAAATGATAATGGTAGCACCTTACGACGCGGTGATTCTTAGTACTGCTTCAGAAATAGATCACTCGCTTCCTGAACCAGAACCACCGCCCTTtaataatgtattaaaattgACTGAACCTTCTTCGCATGTTGTCACCCGTAAACAAATATCTGATCAACATGTACGAAAAGATCAGGGTTCAGCAAGGACTGATTTAACGTTTTCTGATGTATGGAAATTGAAAGCGAACGGTGCTGTGTTCGATTCTGTTGTTGGAGCGTCTGATGTTGTGTTAGGTGCGAATGATTTAGAGGAAGGAAGTTTATTACTAACCGAGGAATTACCTTCGATGTATTATCACGATGACGTAGCAGGGACTGAATATCAGGTACTGCTACTTGATTCAATACCATCTGAAAGTACTATAAACCTAAGGGGACTTGAATAA
- the LOC117610121 gene encoding uncharacterized protein LOC117610121 has protein sequence MASFWSRLQIPSLISTKENGQHSVFLRGSNVVRSAIKENVRTFLFWKSKKPVEIGSGNCGQPAPKKIVEPCKGCPSECLDEKPAKRKIFSFKKRKVIKKKPSNCEQVKPVEEKLTWWEMIFGPNPKRSWPDPCTCRLAHRQKRMCRARDKRLNDSRYQETAGDVFIYTEPVQEKKRPYEEPQPKAPPSFKVPTGVQFKRMCMNEIALLDREMAKDEGVPVITKRYRIPYEELRPPEKRRGMFSCQRGIRSEDILRPIERNTNFYGTPLPIVQHLKVCKNLEPTKKMEIPLPETKVNVNQAPQKRSRIEQLKFLVQQKETLRCMSPTA, from the exons ATGGCATCTTTCTGGTCCAGACTCCAAATTCCCAGTTTAATTTCGACAAAG GAAAATGGACAGCATTCAGTGTTCCTCAGAGGTTCCAACGTAGTGCGATCAGCGATTAAAGAAAACGTAAGAACCTTTTTATTCTGGAAATCGAAGAAACCCGTCGAAATTGGTAGCGGAAACTGTGGACAACCAGCGCCGAAAAAGATCGTCGAGCCTTGCAAAGGATGTCCATCGGAGTGTCTGGATGAGAAACCTgccaaaagaaaaattttcagttTCAAAAAGCGTAAGGTGATAAAAAAGAAACCTAGCAATTGCGAACAGGTAAAACCAGTCGAAGAGAAGTTGACCTGGTGGGAAATGATCTTTGGACCAAATCCTAAGAGGTCCTGGCCAGATCCTTGCACCTGTAGATTGGCTCATAGACAAAAGAGGATGTGTCGTGCTCGGGATAAAAGATTGAACGATTCGCGATATCAAGAAACAGCAGGTGATGTGTTTATATATACCGAACCGGTTCAAGAAAAGAAACGCCCTTACGAGGAACCGCAGCCAAAAGCACCCCCTTCCTTCAAGGTACCCACGGGGGTGCAGTTCAAAAGGATGTGTATGAACGAAATA gCGTTACTCGATCGTGAAATGGCTAAGGACGAAGGAGTGCCTGTAATAACTAAACGCTATAGAATTCCGTACGAAGAACTGAGACCAccagaaaaaagaagaggaatgtTTAGTTGTCAACGAGGGATTCGATCGGAAGATATTCTTCGACCAATTGAAAGAAACACAAATTTTTATGGAACGCCTCTTCCCATTGTTCAGCATTTGAAGGTTTGTAAGAACCTCGAGCCCACGAAGAAGATGGAGATACCTTTACCTGAAACCAAGGTCAATGTAAATCAAGCGCCTCAGAAACGTTCCAGGATAGAACAACTGAAATTTCTTGTTCAACAGAAAGAAACCCTCCGTTGTATGTCTCCAACAGCTTAA